The following DNA comes from Solanum stenotomum isolate F172 chromosome 11, ASM1918654v1, whole genome shotgun sequence.
TGGTCAACTGGTCGTGGAAGCTTTTACTCGAGGGGGTGCTCTTGGCCCAGTGAATATCGCTTTTACTGGTGTTTATCAGTGGTGGTATACAATCGGTTTACGCACTAATGAAGATCTTTATACTGGCGctctttttatattatttctttctgCCATATCCCTTATAGAAGGTTGGTTACACCTACAACCGAAATGGAAACCGAGCATTTCCTGGTTAAAAAATGCCGAATCTCGTCTGAATCACCATTTGTCAGGACTCTTTGGCGTAAGTTCCTTGGCTTGGACAGGGCATTTAGTCCATGTTGCTATTCCTGCATCCAGAGGGGAGTACGTTCGGTGGAATAATTTCTTAGATGTATTACCGCATCCCCAAGGGTTAGGCCCACTTTTTACAGGTCAATGGAATCTTTATGCTCAAAACCCCGATTCAAGTAGTCATTTATTTGGTACCGCCGAAGGGGCGGGAACGGCCATTCTAACTCTTCTCGGGGGATTCCACCCACAAACGCAAAGTTTATGGCTAACTGATATGGCCCATCACCATTTAGCTAttgcatttatttttcttgttgcTGGTCATATGTATAGAACCAATTTCGGGATTGGGCACAGTATGAAAGATCTTTTAGATGCACATATTCCTCCGGGGGGACGATTGGGGCGTGGACATAAGGGTCTTTATGACACAATCAACAATTCGCTTCATTTTCAATTAGGCCTTGCTCTAGCTTCTTTAGGGGTTATTACTTCTTTGGTAGCTCAACACATGCACTCTTTACCTGCTTATGCATTCATAGCACAAGACTTTACTACTCAAGCTGCATTATATACCCACCACCAATATATCGCAGGATTCATCATGACAGGAGCTTTTGCTCATGGAGCTATATTTTTCATTAGAGATTACAATCCGGAGCAAAATGAAGATAATGTATTGGCAAGAATGTTAGATCATAAAGAAGCTATCATATCTCATTTAAGTTGGGCCAGCCTCTTTCTGGGATTCCATACCCTGGGACTTTATGTTCATAATGATGTCATGCTTGCCTTTGGCACTCCGGAAAATCAAATCTTGATTGAACCTATATTTGCTCAATGGATACAATCCGCTCATGGTAAAACTTCATATGGGTTCGATGTACTTTTATCTTCAACGATTGGCCC
Coding sequences within:
- the LOC125845752 gene encoding photosystem I P700 chlorophyll a apoprotein A2-like: MALRFPRFSQGLAQDPTTRRIWFGIATAHDFESHDDITEERLYQNIFASHFGQLAIIFLWTSGNLFHVAWQGNFESWVQDPLHVRPIAHEIWDPHFGQLVVEAFTRGGALGPVNIAFTGVYQWWYTIGLRTNEDLYTGALFILFLSAISLIEGWLHLQPKWKPSISWLKNAESRLNHHLSGLFGVSSLAWTGHLVHVAIPASRGEYVRWNNFLDVLPHPQGLGPLFTGQWNLYAQNPDSSSHLFGTAEGAGTAILTLLGGFHPQTQSLWLTDMAHHHLAIAFIFLVAGHMYRTNFGIGHSMKDLLDAHIPPGGRLGRGHKGLYDTINNSLHFQLGLALASLGVITSLVAQHMHSLPAYAFIAQDFTTQAALYTHHQYIAGFIMTGAFAHGAIFFIRDYNPEQNEDNVLARMLDHKEAIISHLSWASLFLGFHTLGLYVHNDVMLAFGTPENQILIEPIFAQWIQSAHGKTSYGFDVLLSSTIGPAFNAGRILGCDK